From the genome of Alteromonas stellipolaris:
TAAAAAATTATGGAGGAATCAAAAAAATTAGCGCCGCAGAGGAGCAACGATCATTATTAATGACACCCTTTTAAAGAAATACGAGGGTTATTTTACTGAACGTTGAGCGTGCTTTCTCTGCGGTTTTTAGTCTAGCGAACCTGGTTAGGTTGATATCTCGGCGTGATATTTTGTGCTTCGGCTTCATCTTGGGTTAAGCCTTCACGTCTACTTGGGCCTTGAAAGCGTACTTTATAAGTATCGTACTCTTTGACTGACTCAAAGCAATAACGGCCCATAGCGTGCTCTAGCTCGCCTAAACTATGGTTGGTAATTAAGATGCAGTTCTTTTTATTTACCAAACGTTGGCGCAATAAATTGCCTAACCAGCTTTGGGTATTCTTTTTAAGCACGGTTTCATTCACACATACTTCATCAAGAATGAGCAAATCGACTTCAAGTAGTTCTTGGTTTGCTTCTCTGAACTTCTGACCTACGTTGTCTGTGGCGCTAAAATCATAAGAGAAATAACGCATTTCCAATAGGGTTGAAAGCTGCCTGTATAAAACTGAGATCTCGTATTGTTCTATAAGTTGATGGGCGATCGCGCCAGCAATATGAGACTTACCTCTGCCATAATCACCGTAGAATAACATCATATGAGAACCACTTTGACGCCAAGCGGGATCGTCATGAGCAGCAATAAATGACTGTGCAATAGATACCGCTTCAATAACATCATCGCTGTCTTCTACCAAGTTAGCGAACGTCCACTTGGGGTTTAGATCAGAACGCCCATGAATGGCTTCTACACGCGCTTTTTTAGAGCGTTGTTGTAGTTGACCAATTTCTTGATTTGCTTGGTTTTCGTATTGCTTTCTAAGTGTTGCGTAATCGATGTATTCATCGTTAGGCTCGGAAGGCTTGTTAAGGGCCTTTGCAAGATTCGCAATTTTGTCTGTAATTCGATCCATAGCGTTAGTTCTTCTTTGTCGATGTGGCGTATTTTTCCACCAGCTTTCTTGCATTATCATCCGCTTCGATACCGGCTGCAACTTTCACTTGCTGATTTCCCACTTTTCTTACAGGAGAATAACCCGCGGCTACGCGCTTATGTTTAATATTGTGAGCGAATTTTTGTGTCCATTGGAATTCACTCAGTATTGTGCCTGGCCTACCTAGCCAGTAAGAGATGAATTCGCCCACTTCATTATCATCATACTCAGTATCAATAATACCGAGCAGAGAGGCCATCTCTAAGAATAACGCTTTGTTTGGCTTCCAAGAGGCTGAAATAGCAAAATGAGACTTATGCAGCGCATCAAAGTTTGATTGTGCGTTGTTTATCAAAGGAAGAAGTAGGGCTTTGCCGTTAATAGAATGCTCTAAATCCAACGTTTCTGGAAAAACCACCAGCCCCACAAGTTCAAGCTGTTTTAATAGGCTATTGATTTGCCGGCCACGTTGATAGGGGGTGTCTTTTTGTTCGCCGTTTAATAGCGACAGTAAGAACTTATAATCGATAGCAGCACTTGCCGTAGAAGCTGTGTTGGCTGTTGGGCGTAAGCCAAGCAAGTAAAGTACGCGGCAATCGTTTGATATTGGCGATTGTAGTACCGCGAGTTCAGCTTGCGTTAGCGTTGTACTCATGCAGTTTCCAAGGAGCGTTGGAACAGTGCTACCGCTTCATCTTCTGGAATAGGATGTTCTAACACATCAATATGTATGGGTTCGGCAAGAAGGGTAGCACCAGTATTTTTCATAGCGGTTTCTATATCTTTTGCGCCATGGCAGAAGGTATCGTAACTCGTGTCACCCAAACCAATTACATAGAAATTCACACCCGTTAAATCAGTGTCTTTTAATGATTTCGCAAAAGGTTGGATATTATCAGGTAGTTCACCCGCACCATGGGTTGATGTACACACTATCCATGTCGAGTCTTTATTAATGCCACTTAGTGTTGGTTCAAGATGAATAGTGAATGTATTGCCTAGCTGCTCAAGTGTTTTGGCAATAGCTTCGGCCACATATTCTGAAGCTCCAAGCATGGTACCCACAATTATTTCATAGTGCGTTGTCATTAATTATTTACCAATACAGAAAGATGAAAATATCTTACCAAGTAAGTCGTCTGAGGTGAATTCACCAGTGATTTCACACAATGACTGATGGGCTAACCGCAGTTCTTCTGCAAGTAGTTCACCGGCCATAGCATCGTGAAGTTGTTGTTCGCCTATCACCACAAATTGATATGCCTTTTCCAACGCATCAAGGTGGCGTCTTCGGGCGATGAATTGCCCTTCAGTGGTAGTGTCGAACCCCATGGTGTTGGCCAAATGATCTCGCAGGGTATCGATACCGTCGCTTTCTTTTGCTGAAATATTAATAACCGGCATATCGCCATGTTCGGTTTTTACGTTATTCAGGCCTACTTCTAACTCGCTTAGATCCGCTTTATTTTTGATTACCGTGGTTGGGATACCCTCTGGTAAGCGCGCCATAAATTCAGGCCAAATTTTATAAGGATCTGCCACATCAGTAGTGGTTGAATCAGTAACAAAAAGTACGTGATCCGCTTCGCTAATGGCTTGCCACGCTCGCTCAATCCCAATTTGTTCTACTTTGTCCGGGCTATCACGAAGACCTGCGGTATCAATGATGTGTACCGGCATGCCGTTAATATTAATATGCTCTTTTAATACATCACGAGTAGTGCCTGCAATCTCGGTGACTATGGCGCTATCTCGGCCTGCTAATGCATTTAGTAAACTTGATTTACCCGCATTAGGGCGCCCGGCGATAACCACCTGCATGCCTTCTCTGAGTAGACTTCCTTGCTTAGCTTGCTCTCGTACAACTTGAAGGTGCGCAAGTATGGCGGCTAGATCGCCAGACACTTTGCCGTCAGATAAGAAATCAATTTCTTCTTCAGGAAAGTCGATAGCGGCTTCAACGTACATACGTAAATGAACAATTTGATCAGACAACGTTTGTATTTGGGTTGAAAACTCGCCCTGTAACGAACGTAGCGCGCTTCTTGCCGCTTGTTTAGAGCTAGCATCTATTAAATCAGCGATAGCCTCAGCTTGCGCTAAATCGAGCTTGTCGTTGATAAAGGCTTGTTCACTAAACTCACCTGGGTTGGCTAATCGCGCTTTGCCAGTCGATAACACAGCGTCAATAAGCATATCCATCACAACCTGACCGCCATGACCTTGCAGCTCTAATACATCTTCGCCCGTAAATGAATTAGGCCCTTTGAAGAATAGCGCGATACCTTGGTCGATAACATTTTGTTGGCTATCGACAAACGGGGTATAGGTGGCCAATCTAGGTGTTAGGGCTGTGGGTACCAGAGTGGCTGCTATAGTTTTAGCATGTGGGCCTGATACTCGTACAATTCCTACTCCACCGCGCCCAGGGGCAGTAGCTTGGGCGGTAATGGTATCGGTTGTGATGATATGTGAATCCATATTTTAGTCGCGAAAGTTCTTAAATTGAAAAGGCTGACCTAAGTCTGATGATTTCACCAAGGCCATGGCTTGTTGTAAATCATCACGCTTTTTACCGGTTACTCGCAGTTCTTCACCTT
Proteins encoded in this window:
- a CDS encoding ATP-binding protein, translated to MDRITDKIANLAKALNKPSEPNDEYIDYATLRKQYENQANQEIGQLQQRSKKARVEAIHGRSDLNPKWTFANLVEDSDDVIEAVSIAQSFIAAHDDPAWRQSGSHMMLFYGDYGRGKSHIAGAIAHQLIEQYEISVLYRQLSTLLEMRYFSYDFSATDNVGQKFREANQELLEVDLLILDEVCVNETVLKKNTQSWLGNLLRQRLVNKKNCILITNHSLGELEHAMGRYCFESVKEYDTYKVRFQGPSRREGLTQDEAEAQNITPRYQPNQVR
- a CDS encoding DnaT-like ssDNA-binding domain-containing protein — protein: MSTTLTQAELAVLQSPISNDCRVLYLLGLRPTANTASTASAAIDYKFLLSLLNGEQKDTPYQRGRQINSLLKQLELVGLVVFPETLDLEHSINGKALLLPLINNAQSNFDALHKSHFAISASWKPNKALFLEMASLLGIIDTEYDDNEVGEFISYWLGRPGTILSEFQWTQKFAHNIKHKRVAAGYSPVRKVGNQQVKVAAGIEADDNARKLVEKYATSTKKN
- the mioC gene encoding FMN-binding protein MioC, which produces MTTHYEIIVGTMLGASEYVAEAIAKTLEQLGNTFTIHLEPTLSGINKDSTWIVCTSTHGAGELPDNIQPFAKSLKDTDLTGVNFYVIGLGDTSYDTFCHGAKDIETAMKNTGATLLAEPIHIDVLEHPIPEDEAVALFQRSLETA
- the mnmE gene encoding tRNA uridine-5-carboxymethylaminomethyl(34) synthesis GTPase MnmE, whose protein sequence is MDSHIITTDTITAQATAPGRGGVGIVRVSGPHAKTIAATLVPTALTPRLATYTPFVDSQQNVIDQGIALFFKGPNSFTGEDVLELQGHGGQVVMDMLIDAVLSTGKARLANPGEFSEQAFINDKLDLAQAEAIADLIDASSKQAARSALRSLQGEFSTQIQTLSDQIVHLRMYVEAAIDFPEEEIDFLSDGKVSGDLAAILAHLQVVREQAKQGSLLREGMQVVIAGRPNAGKSSLLNALAGRDSAIVTEIAGTTRDVLKEHININGMPVHIIDTAGLRDSPDKVEQIGIERAWQAISEADHVLFVTDSTTTDVADPYKIWPEFMARLPEGIPTTVIKNKADLSELEVGLNNVKTEHGDMPVINISAKESDGIDTLRDHLANTMGFDTTTEGQFIARRRHLDALEKAYQFVVIGEQQLHDAMAGELLAEELRLAHQSLCEITGEFTSDDLLGKIFSSFCIGK